The Rhinoraja longicauda isolate Sanriku21f chromosome 15, sRhiLon1.1, whole genome shotgun sequence genome includes a region encoding these proteins:
- the LOC144600452 gene encoding interferon-inducible GTPase 5-like, translating to MASSSKSEYFSQREINELKVAYERGGLSEVATHIVKKLNELKNVKLNIAVTGESGAGKSCFINAMRGMRGCDEGAAEIGVTETTMERTPYKHPDFPNVCFWDLPGAGTTTFPVKDYVSKMEFTTYDFFIIISHTRFTENDAMIAKEIKNLEKKFYFVRSKIDNDIHSLKMEGIVYDRIKKLAEIKQKISCGLTAAGSLDPIIFLISSFSVNEFDFPQLKETFLNNLDEIKKDALLMSLPSTTLQIVEQKRTQLKKRIWMLAIAAGAVGAVPVPGLFFAVDLWIIVTALLDFRKSLGLDDAALQRLANVANKPVECLKAEVTTALVGEINKELVRQMFLPPGVGAVSVTAFALCTIPIIGSIVGAVSSFRMTYKLLTDALDELVENAQRVVEVAFVTDPSHPQYRIRS from the coding sequence ATGGCTTCGTCTTCAAAGTCTGAATACTTCAGCCAGCGAGAAATCAATGAGCTGAAGGTTGCTTATGAGCGGGGTGGGCTGAGCGAGGTTGCGACACATATCGTGAAGAAATTGAACGAACTGAAAAATGTAAAGCTTAACATCGCTGTGACAGGAGAATCAGGTGCGGGTAAATCCTGCTTCATCAACGCCATGAGGGGGATGCGCGGCTGCGATGAGGGCGCAGCTGAAATCGGGGTCACGGAAACCACAATGGAGCGAACTCCATACAAACATCCCGACTTCCCCAATGTTTGCTTCTGGGACCTGCCGGGAGCTGGAACAACAACGTTTCCAGTGAAGGATTACGTGAGCAAAATGGAGTTTACTACATACGACTTTTTCATAATAATCTCACACACTCGATTCACCGAAAACGATGCAATGATCGCCAAGGAGATTAAAAACTTGGAGAAGAAGTTCTACTTCGTACGAAGCAAAATTGACAACGACATTCATTCTTTAAAAATGGAGGGTATAGTTTATGACAGAATTAAGAAACTTGCTGAGATTAAACAAAAGATAAGTTGCGGTTTGACGGCAGCGGGGAGTTTAGATCCCATTATTTTCCTGATATCGAGCTTTTCCGTAAATGAGTTTGATTTTCCTCAGTTAAAGGAAACGTTTTTAAATAATCTCGACGAAATAAAGAAAGATGCTTTATTGATGTCACTTCCAAGCACAACATTGCAGATTGTGGAGCAGAAACGAACCCAGCTGAAGAAACGTATCTGGATGTTGGCAATAGCCGCAGGAGCGGTGGGAGCGGTGCCTGTTCCCGGGTTGTTTTTCGCCGTTGACCTCTGGATAATAGTCACTGCATTACTAGATTTCCGCAAAAGTCTCGGCCTGGATGATGCCGCCCTTCAGAGACTGGCCAATGTCGCAAATAAACCTGTGGAATGTCTGAAAGCAGAAGTGACAACCGCTCTGGTGGGTGAAATAAATAAGGAGCTTGTGAGACAAATGTTCCTGCCTCCTGGTGTTGGTGCTGTTTCAGTGACGGCATTTGCCCTTTGCACAATACCGATCATTGGCTCCATCGTCGGGGCGGTATCGTCATTTAGAATGACTTACAAGCTGCTGACCGACGCACTGGATGAACTTGTGGAGAATGCCCAGAGAGTGGTGGAAGTCGCATTTGTCACTGATCCAAGTCATCCGCAATACAGAATCCGCTCCTGA
- the LOC144600724 gene encoding T-cell-specific guanine nucleotide triphosphate-binding protein 2-like, translating to MAQSVLSKYFSAADVRSLQTEYSNGEPVSVMLRIKRAEDPGNVPISIAVLGEGGSGKSTFINAMRGVRSVDQGAAPVGGYEAGVKPVGYPYTPLPNVQLWDLPASNSLGFEMSRYLQQVQFESYDFYIIVSQSRFRESDGELSKMIQQQGKGFYYIRSKIDNDAFSMQMEGTVFGEGQRQIRQDCLNNFHRVGVEPPAMFMISGLEVTGHDFPKLQSALASDIQKIKSTAFRLATPRMMQEIQRPRRQMLMWYIAIWALLAGALGMLQLPTFPLLTAALCVVSGWVYLRRQLGVSERELATLSGAVAKPVSVLKADMDRPLPRKLQLLVPKTLLFIVIVALTVVGFTGTFPPVLLIVCGAVSSLAFTLLVLMDCLDDRLQSVRNLTVALFDETVVTVFRSVALSTA from the coding sequence ATGGCCCAGTCAGTCCTGTCCAAGTACTTCAGCGCGGCGGATGTGAGGAGCCTGCAGACCGAGTACAGTAACGGAGAGCCGGTGTCAGTGATGCTGCGGATAAAGCGGGCGGAGGATCCGGGCAATGTGCCGATTAGCATCGCAgtgttgggagagggggggtccgGCAAATCCACCTTCATCAACGCCATGAGGGGCGTTCGCAGTGTGGACCAGGGAGCGGCTCCGGTGGGGGGCTATGAAGCCGGCGTGAAGCCAGTGGGATATCCCTATACTCCTCTGCCCAATGTCCAGCTCTGGGACCTGCCCGCATCCAACTCACTCGGCTTTGAGATGAGCCGTTACCTGCAGCAGGTGCAGTTTGAAAGCTATGACTTTTACATCATCGTGTCCCAGTCCCGCTTCAGAGAGAGTGACGGGGAGCTCAGCAAAATGATCCAGCAACAGGGGAAAGGCTTCTACTACATCCGCTCCAAGATCGACAACGACGCCTTTTCCATGCAGATGGAGGGCACTGTCTTCGGGGAAGGACAGCGACAGATCCGCCAGGATTGTCTCAACAACTTCCACCGGGTCGGCGTTGAGCCGCCGGCCATGTTCATGATCTCTGGGCTGGAGGTGACAGGACATGATTTTCCCAAATTACAATCTGCCCTCGCCAGTGATATCCAGAAGATAAAATCAACCGCCTTCCGTCTGGCAACGCCAAGGATGATGCAGGAGATACAAAGGCCCAGACGCCAGATGCTGATGTGGTACATCGCGATCTGGGCCTTGCTCGCCGGGGCACTGGGAATGTTGCAACTGCCGACCTTTCCTCTCCTCACTGCCGCTCTGTGTGTGGTGTCCGGGTGGGTGTATCTCCGGAGACAGCTGGGCGTCAGTGAACGGGAGCTGGCAACGCTGTCCGGGGCCGTGGCCAAGCCCGTGTCAGTGCTGAAAGCCGACATGGACCGGCCTTTGCCGCGCAAACTTCAACTATTGGTTCCAAAGACGTTGTTGTTCATTGTCATTGTGGCCCTGACGGTAGTTGGGTTCACGGGCACCTTCCCCCCAGTGCTGCTCATTGTCTGTGGCGCAGTGTCCTCTCTTGCTTTTACCTTGCTGGTTCTGATGGATTGTCTGGATGACCGGTTGCAATCTGTACGGAACCTGACAGTTGCGCTCTTCGACGAGACGGTGGTGACGGTGTTTCGGTCGGTGGCTCTCAGTACAGCTTGA